A genomic segment from Synergistes jonesii encodes:
- the radA gene encoding DNA repair protein RadA, whose product MAKKEITTYKCSECGYRSMSPIGRCPKCGAWGSMEEDVSVRIAKEGIVASVKTAVPISGLEAEEQERIPSGIEELDRVLGGGWVQGGVTLLGGEPGVGKSTLLLQVCAEMAKRGSRVLYISGEESSGQLALRGRRLGLMTQGLDLLCESDLPSSLAAAEKHGYKFVVIDSVQAFRADSEGGWAGSPNQVKGVASMAVETAKRCGIPTVLVGHITKQGQIAGPKLLEHMVDVVLLFSGEQNSPNRLLRAEKNRYGSTEELGIFEMSERGLTAVSDPSRLYWNGTDLGSSGVAIAAALEGSRALAAEIQALACPTPFPYPRRTARGIDISRLQLLLAVLERRCGISSRTSDIYLNVAGGLTLKDPAADLGICASLASAATDLELPSDVCFIGEVGLAGEVRPAGRTNMRIKEAERLGFKRAVISRRTPKEAYPIETLKISALKEIVDLFLKR is encoded by the coding sequence ATGGCTAAAAAAGAAATCACCACATACAAATGCTCCGAATGCGGATATAGAAGTATGTCGCCGATCGGGCGCTGCCCCAAGTGCGGCGCGTGGGGCTCTATGGAAGAGGACGTTTCCGTACGGATCGCGAAGGAGGGCATCGTCGCTTCCGTAAAGACGGCCGTGCCGATCTCAGGGCTCGAGGCCGAGGAGCAGGAGAGAATCCCCTCCGGCATCGAAGAACTCGACCGCGTGCTCGGCGGCGGCTGGGTGCAGGGCGGCGTGACATTATTGGGCGGCGAGCCGGGCGTTGGAAAATCGACGCTGCTGCTTCAAGTCTGCGCCGAGATGGCGAAGCGCGGCAGCCGTGTGCTCTACATCTCCGGCGAAGAATCTTCTGGTCAGCTCGCGCTGCGCGGCCGGCGTCTCGGCCTGATGACGCAGGGGCTCGACCTTCTGTGCGAGAGCGACCTGCCGTCGTCGCTCGCCGCGGCGGAGAAGCATGGATACAAATTCGTCGTGATCGACAGCGTTCAGGCTTTCCGCGCCGACAGCGAGGGCGGCTGGGCCGGCTCGCCGAACCAGGTGAAGGGAGTGGCGTCGATGGCCGTCGAAACGGCGAAACGCTGCGGCATCCCCACCGTGCTCGTCGGGCATATCACGAAGCAGGGGCAGATAGCGGGCCCGAAGCTGCTCGAACATATGGTGGACGTCGTGCTGCTCTTCTCAGGAGAACAGAATTCGCCGAACCGCCTGCTGCGCGCGGAGAAGAATCGCTACGGCAGCACGGAGGAGCTGGGAATATTTGAAATGTCGGAGCGCGGCCTCACAGCCGTGAGCGACCCGAGCCGCCTCTACTGGAACGGCACGGACCTTGGCAGCTCGGGCGTCGCGATCGCCGCGGCGCTCGAAGGGTCGCGCGCTCTTGCGGCCGAGATACAGGCTCTAGCCTGCCCGACTCCCTTTCCATATCCCAGGCGCACGGCGCGCGGCATAGACATAAGCCGCCTGCAGTTGTTGCTTGCTGTGCTGGAACGCCGCTGCGGGATCTCGTCGCGTACGAGCGATATATATTTGAACGTCGCGGGAGGGCTGACTCTGAAAGATCCGGCGGCCGACCTCGGCATCTGCGCGTCGCTCGCGTCGGCGGCGACGGACTTAGAGCTGCCCTCCGACGTCTGCTTCATCGGCGAGGTCGGACTGGCGGGAGAGGTGCGTCCCGCCGGGCGCACGAATATGAGGATAAAGGAGGCGGAGCGCCTCGGCTTCAAGAGGGCCGTGATAAGCCGCCGCACGCCTAAGGAAGCATACCCGATAGAAACGCTGAAGATTTCCGCGCTGAAGGAGATAGTCGATCTTTTCCTCAAACGCTGA
- a CDS encoding flavodoxin, translated as MKKIVSAVLAAFLLSAAAAHAAPAGRGENILVAYFSYSGNTANIAKEIHRRTGGDLFEITIVDSYPSDYHACLARAKDEQQKDARPKLLSKLADVKKYDTVYLGYPNWWASIPMPIASFLEEYDLSGKKIIPFCSHGGGRLGRSVSAIAKLCPDSEICEALSVHYGGGGTLSRDIDAWLARLAAEK; from the coding sequence ATGAAAAAAATTGTCTCGGCCGTGCTCGCGGCGTTTCTCCTCTCCGCCGCGGCGGCGCACGCGGCGCCGGCGGGTCGGGGGGAAAACATACTCGTCGCCTACTTCTCCTATTCGGGCAACACCGCGAACATAGCGAAGGAGATTCATCGTAGGACCGGCGGCGACCTTTTTGAGATAACCATCGTCGATTCGTACCCGAGCGACTATCACGCCTGTCTCGCGCGCGCTAAGGACGAGCAGCAGAAGGACGCGCGTCCGAAGCTCCTCTCGAAGCTTGCGGACGTTAAGAAGTACGACACCGTGTATCTTGGCTATCCGAACTGGTGGGCCTCTATACCGATGCCGATAGCCTCCTTCCTTGAGGAGTACGATCTCTCGGGCAAGAAGATAATCCCCTTCTGCAGCCACGGAGGCGGACGCCTCGGGCGGAGCGTCTCCGCCATAGCGAAGCTGTGCCCCGACTCGGAGATATGCGAGGCGCTCTCCGTGCATTACGGCGGAGGCGGCACGCTCTCCCGCGACATCGATGCGTGGCTCGCCAGGCTCGCCGCAGAGAAATAG
- the hpf gene encoding ribosome hibernation-promoting factor, HPF/YfiA family, translated as MEVRFLTRNVELPGDIKEYMEKKLFKIEKFFDRILDTQVALNYKRGMNVVEITSNVNGVVMRGEDYAPDLRKAFDKALKNIERQVKRHKSYLTDKVRMKVQDISFDIDPELLPQQAEKEEPKREIVKIKKFTVDVMTPLEATMQMELLGHSFFIFKNDESGDINVVYRREEGGYGLLEPK; from the coding sequence ATGGAGGTACGTTTTCTTACGCGCAATGTCGAACTCCCCGGTGACATTAAGGAGTATATGGAGAAGAAGCTCTTCAAGATCGAAAAGTTTTTCGATCGAATTCTGGACACGCAGGTCGCGCTCAATTACAAGAGAGGCATGAACGTGGTAGAGATCACCTCGAACGTGAACGGCGTCGTGATGCGCGGAGAAGATTACGCTCCCGACCTTCGCAAGGCCTTCGACAAGGCTTTGAAGAATATCGAACGCCAGGTGAAGAGACATAAGAGCTATCTCACAGACAAAGTGCGCATGAAGGTGCAGGATATTTCCTTCGATATCGACCCGGAGCTTTTACCGCAGCAGGCCGAGAAAGAAGAACCGAAGCGCGAAATAGTAAAGATAAAAAAGTTTACGGTCGACGTCATGACGCCGCTTGAAGCGACGATGCAGATGGAGCTGCTGGGGCATTCGTTCTTTATCTTCAAGAACGACGAAAGCGGAGATATAAACGTCGTTTACCGCAGGGAAGAGGGCGGCTACGGGCTGCTCGAACCCAAATAG
- a CDS encoding ATP-dependent helicase — protein MVCRMTGALNPRQREAVTYCDGAQVVLAGAGSGKTKVLTTKIAYLIEEKGVRPWRILALTFTNKAAREMRERAAAILGGELQGLEISTFHAYGLRFLRRYHEALSKAGAPYPFVVFDRGDVKNVVKRAMAELNINPKNLEAASALDMISEAKTKANPVTREPKISERWRSLYDEYQKHLTAQRALDFDDLMVLPLHILASNRDVLEAERARLDWVLVDEYQDVNQPQYLLLRCLIEGGRKIMVVGDPDQSIYGWRGADMSMILNFQRDFKGARMTILDQNYRSSGNILDGANGVIRNNDDRHPKELWTAAERGRPIYLRRHLTDEKESEWIAEKIESLHDDGYAYKEMAVLYRVNALSRGLEQALLERSLPYRVIRGVAFYERAEVKDVLSMLRLAVDPRDALSLARVANIPARGLGKKSAEKLGEAIARMKEEEAAELWKRVREEGGGLKGKQGLGAKALASEMLAILESSDDISDAVRTILDANGYRGYLAGAYPDDWEECEGNVLEILSVVPEECDVAQALAEIPLVTDQDAAQEDDDAVNLLTLHAAKGLEFPIVFMTGLEEGIFPNARCVEEENGISEERRLCYVGMTRARERLFMSCASSRLLFGGIQRNPMSRFIGEVPRDVRVLEDDAQGGAYHADSRGNGRRWRW, from the coding sequence ATGGTTTGTAGAATGACTGGAGCGCTCAACCCGCGCCAGCGCGAGGCGGTAACGTACTGCGACGGAGCTCAGGTAGTGCTCGCCGGAGCCGGCAGCGGAAAAACGAAAGTGCTTACGACTAAAATCGCGTATCTCATAGAGGAGAAGGGCGTCAGGCCGTGGCGCATACTCGCGCTGACCTTTACGAACAAGGCCGCTCGCGAGATGAGGGAGAGGGCCGCCGCGATACTCGGCGGCGAGCTGCAGGGGCTTGAGATATCGACCTTCCACGCCTACGGGCTGCGCTTCCTCCGCAGGTATCACGAGGCGCTGTCGAAGGCCGGAGCGCCTTACCCTTTCGTCGTATTCGACAGGGGAGACGTTAAGAACGTCGTCAAGCGCGCGATGGCCGAGCTCAACATAAACCCCAAAAACCTCGAGGCGGCGAGCGCGCTCGATATGATCTCCGAGGCTAAGACGAAGGCGAACCCCGTGACGCGCGAGCCGAAAATATCCGAGCGCTGGCGCTCCCTATACGACGAATATCAGAAGCATCTGACAGCGCAGCGCGCGCTCGACTTTGACGATCTGATGGTGCTGCCGCTGCACATACTCGCGTCGAACCGCGATGTGCTCGAAGCGGAGCGTGCGCGTCTCGACTGGGTGCTCGTCGACGAATATCAGGATGTCAATCAGCCGCAGTATCTTCTTCTGCGCTGCCTGATCGAAGGCGGGCGTAAGATAATGGTCGTGGGGGACCCGGACCAGTCCATCTACGGCTGGCGGGGCGCCGATATGTCGATGATTTTGAATTTCCAGCGCGATTTCAAGGGAGCCAGGATGACGATTCTGGATCAGAACTATCGCTCCAGCGGAAACATCCTCGACGGCGCGAACGGCGTCATCAGAAACAACGACGACAGGCACCCGAAAGAGCTGTGGACCGCGGCGGAACGCGGTCGCCCGATATACCTCCGGCGCCATCTGACGGACGAAAAGGAATCCGAGTGGATTGCGGAAAAGATCGAGTCGCTCCACGACGACGGCTACGCCTACAAAGAAATGGCGGTCCTTTACCGTGTGAACGCACTGAGCCGCGGGCTCGAACAGGCGCTGCTCGAACGCTCGCTGCCCTACCGCGTGATACGGGGCGTCGCGTTCTACGAGCGCGCCGAGGTCAAAGACGTCCTCTCGATGCTGCGGCTTGCGGTCGATCCGCGCGACGCGCTTTCGCTGGCGCGCGTCGCGAACATCCCCGCACGCGGCCTCGGCAAAAAGAGCGCGGAGAAGCTCGGCGAAGCGATAGCCCGGATGAAGGAGGAAGAGGCCGCCGAGCTGTGGAAGCGCGTGCGCGAGGAGGGCGGCGGGCTGAAGGGGAAACAGGGGCTCGGCGCTAAGGCCCTCGCGTCGGAGATGCTCGCGATACTTGAAAGCTCCGACGATATATCGGACGCTGTGCGCACGATACTCGACGCGAACGGCTACAGGGGGTATCTGGCCGGGGCATATCCCGACGATTGGGAAGAGTGCGAGGGCAACGTTCTTGAAATACTGTCGGTCGTGCCGGAAGAGTGCGACGTGGCTCAGGCCTTGGCGGAGATTCCCCTCGTGACGGACCAAGATGCCGCGCAGGAGGATGATGACGCGGTCAATCTGCTGACGCTCCACGCCGCGAAGGGGCTCGAATTTCCGATAGTATTCATGACGGGGCTCGAAGAGGGCATTTTCCCCAACGCACGCTGCGTAGAGGAGGAGAACGGCATATCCGAAGAGCGACGCCTCTGCTATGTCGGAATGACTCGCGCCAGGGAGCGGCTCTTTATGAGCTGCGCATCGAGCCGCCTGCTCTTCGGAGGGATTCAGCGGAATCCGATGTCGCGCTTCATCGGCGAGGTTCCGCGCGATGTGAGGGTGTTAGAAGACGATGCGCAGGGGGGAGCCTATCATGCCGATAGTAGGGGTAACGGGAGACGTTGGCGCTGGTAA
- a CDS encoding pyridoxal phosphate-dependent aminotransferase, translated as MKFSKKILNIKPSATMSISDMAKAMKAEGKPVLSFGAGEPDFGSPDAANEAAIEAIKRGESHYTPTAGIAELRAEVCSYYKKRFDLDYAPNQVIVAPGAKPVLYEAMQALVDDGDEVILFAPAWVSYVEQIHMAGGREKVVDTISTNFLPTKGNLLAAIGEKTVGIVVNSPSNPTGAIYPAEILKMIADVAREKDLWIIFDEVYERLAYAPAKHVNILNAAPEAKERVILINSASKTYAMTGWRIGYAIGPKEIISKTNALQTHLTSNACSIAQWAALGALKNANGDAEKMRAEFEKRRRVIVDMLRDMPYVKVKEPEGAFYVFADIRGCPIPDDMKFCAELLDKKYVAAVPGSAFFAPGFLRLSYACSMENIKAGMTRMREFMESLKK; from the coding sequence ATGAAGTTTTCAAAAAAAATACTTAACATCAAACCGTCCGCGACTATGAGCATCTCGGATATGGCAAAGGCAATGAAGGCCGAGGGCAAACCGGTCCTCTCCTTCGGCGCCGGAGAGCCTGACTTCGGCTCGCCTGACGCGGCAAACGAGGCTGCGATCGAAGCGATCAAGCGCGGAGAATCCCATTACACGCCGACCGCCGGCATAGCCGAGCTGCGCGCCGAGGTCTGCAGCTATTATAAGAAGCGTTTCGACCTCGACTACGCTCCGAATCAGGTGATAGTCGCGCCGGGAGCTAAACCCGTGCTCTACGAGGCGATGCAGGCGCTCGTCGACGACGGCGACGAAGTCATACTCTTTGCCCCGGCGTGGGTCAGCTACGTCGAACAGATACATATGGCCGGAGGAAGAGAAAAGGTCGTCGACACGATATCGACGAATTTCCTGCCGACTAAGGGAAACCTGCTCGCCGCAATCGGGGAAAAGACGGTCGGCATAGTGGTCAACTCGCCGTCGAACCCGACAGGCGCGATCTATCCCGCGGAAATTTTGAAGATGATCGCAGACGTAGCGCGCGAAAAGGACCTCTGGATTATCTTCGACGAAGTATACGAACGCCTCGCCTACGCGCCGGCAAAGCACGTGAACATACTGAACGCCGCACCCGAGGCTAAGGAGCGCGTAATTCTGATAAACAGCGCGAGCAAGACCTACGCGATGACGGGCTGGAGGATAGGCTACGCGATCGGCCCTAAGGAAATAATCTCAAAGACGAACGCGCTGCAGACCCACCTGACGTCGAACGCGTGCTCGATAGCGCAGTGGGCCGCGCTCGGCGCGCTGAAGAACGCAAACGGCGACGCCGAGAAGATGCGCGCCGAGTTCGAAAAGCGCCGCCGCGTGATAGTCGACATGCTGCGCGACATGCCTTACGTGAAGGTAAAGGAGCCGGAAGGAGCTTTCTACGTTTTCGCGGACATACGCGGCTGCCCGATTCCCGACGATATGAAATTCTGCGCCGAGCTCCTCGACAAAAAATATGTCGCGGCCGTCCCGGGAAGCGCGTTCTTCGCGCCGGGCTTCCTTCGCCTCTCCTACGCCTGTTCGATGGAAAACATCAAGGCCGGCATGACGAGGATGAGGGAATTCATGGAGAGCTTGAAAAAATAA
- a CDS encoding formylglycine-generating enzyme family protein codes for MTMRKIFAAALFLLALAAQAYAAGGLVLVKEGAFRMGSPSSEAWREKDEGAHEVMVSDFYIGRYEVTQREYCELMGEKDFSFRGDNLPAENVSWYDAVNYCNALSRKDGLTPAYAVNGRSVSWNKEADGYRLPTEAEWEYACRAGTNTPFWTGANITPEEADYYGTYPYVDGQGGEYRGETVPVDSFAPNRFGLYNVHGNVGEWCWDIYGAYDGERKDPSGAEKGRWRVARGGGWNDFGKHLRSAYRSAMPPDMRVYNIGFRVARNVK; via the coding sequence ATGACGATGCGAAAAATTTTCGCGGCGGCGTTGTTTCTTCTGGCGCTTGCCGCACAGGCGTACGCGGCCGGAGGGCTCGTACTGGTCAAGGAGGGCGCCTTCCGGATGGGCAGCCCTTCGTCGGAGGCGTGGCGCGAAAAGGATGAAGGCGCGCACGAGGTAATGGTGAGCGACTTTTACATCGGCAGGTACGAGGTGACGCAGCGCGAGTACTGCGAGCTGATGGGAGAAAAAGACTTCTCCTTCCGCGGCGACAACCTACCGGCCGAGAACGTCAGCTGGTACGACGCGGTGAATTACTGCAACGCGCTGAGCAGGAAGGATGGGCTGACGCCGGCCTACGCCGTGAACGGCAGAAGCGTCAGCTGGAATAAGGAAGCCGACGGCTACAGGCTGCCCACCGAGGCCGAGTGGGAATATGCGTGCCGCGCGGGGACGAATACGCCCTTTTGGACCGGCGCGAACATCACGCCTGAGGAAGCCGACTATTACGGAACGTACCCCTACGTTGACGGGCAGGGCGGCGAATACCGCGGCGAAACAGTCCCGGTAGACAGCTTCGCGCCGAATCGCTTCGGCCTTTACAACGTCCACGGCAACGTCGGCGAATGGTGCTGGGATATATACGGCGCGTACGATGGAGAGCGTAAAGATCCCTCGGGCGCGGAAAAGGGGCGCTGGCGCGTCGCGCGCGGCGGAGGCTGGAACGATTTCGGCAAACATCTGCGCTCGGCGTACAGAAGCGCGATGCCTCCCGATATGCGCGTTTACAATATCGGCTTCCGCGTCGCGCGTAACGTGAAGTAA
- a CDS encoding DRTGG domain-containing protein has translation MTIKEICTLLGGEVLCAGEGNREIAGAIAGDLLSFIMGTAKEGYLWITIQAHLNVAAVAVLKDLPLIILASGRRAPDDLIERCNAEKITLLSVPQSVYEVCAELALHGLKGQ, from the coding sequence TTGACGATAAAGGAAATTTGCACCCTCCTCGGCGGCGAAGTTCTGTGCGCCGGAGAGGGAAACCGAGAGATCGCCGGAGCTATAGCCGGAGACCTTCTGAGCTTCATAATGGGGACCGCGAAAGAGGGCTATTTGTGGATAACGATACAGGCGCATCTGAACGTCGCGGCAGTCGCAGTACTTAAAGATCTGCCTCTCATCATCTTGGCGTCGGGACGCAGGGCGCCTGACGATTTGATCGAGCGCTGCAACGCGGAAAAGATAACGCTGCTTAGCGTGCCTCAGAGCGTCTACGAAGTTTGCGCCGAGCTCGCGCTGCATGGGCTGAAGGGGCAATAA
- a CDS encoding PHP domain-containing protein: MLRPFWVDLHVHTLLSPCGELEMGAPEIAEKAREAGLDIIGIADHNSCENFPGVSEAAKGNPVVLPCIETQSAEDIHILCVFPNYDTALAYKEWLWKRIRPIPNDVDTFGYQIVVDACNNIVKEEETLLIQGAGYEVDQIVAKVHEVGALAILAHVDRPAFSYPAALGPMPADYPADAFELSRRLNYEEAQKWRERYPAPRAFIRSSDSHSLDTLSRANCTKMTLAEPTFEEIRKALRGEEGRRISWPWG; the protein is encoded by the coding sequence TTGCTGAGGCCTTTCTGGGTCGACCTCCACGTCCACACGCTGCTGTCGCCGTGCGGCGAGCTGGAAATGGGGGCGCCCGAAATAGCCGAAAAGGCACGCGAGGCCGGGCTCGATATAATAGGCATAGCCGACCACAACAGCTGCGAGAATTTTCCCGGCGTCAGCGAGGCCGCGAAAGGAAACCCCGTCGTGCTGCCGTGCATCGAGACGCAGAGCGCGGAGGATATCCACATACTCTGCGTCTTTCCGAATTACGACACGGCGCTTGCCTATAAAGAATGGCTGTGGAAGAGGATCAGGCCGATCCCAAACGACGTCGATACCTTCGGCTACCAGATCGTAGTAGACGCTTGCAACAACATCGTTAAGGAAGAGGAGACTCTTTTGATACAGGGCGCGGGCTACGAAGTCGACCAGATCGTCGCGAAGGTGCACGAAGTCGGCGCGCTGGCTATACTTGCGCACGTGGACCGTCCGGCCTTTTCATATCCGGCCGCGCTTGGGCCCATGCCGGCGGATTATCCCGCCGACGCTTTCGAGCTTTCGCGCCGCCTAAACTACGAAGAGGCCCAGAAGTGGCGCGAGCGCTACCCGGCCCCGCGCGCCTTCATACGCTCGTCGGATTCTCATTCGCTCGACACGCTTTCACGCGCCAACTGCACGAAGATGACGCTCGCAGAACCTACCTTCGAGGAAATAAGAAAAGCGCTGCGCGGCGAGGAGGGCAGGCGTATATCATGGCCGTGGGGTTAG
- a CDS encoding dephospho-CoA kinase, producing MPIVGVTGDVGAGKSALCGELAKCGAHVIDADSVARALWDDPEIRRKAEERWGKGFFDAPRKEMYAKIAAKIFGDDAEYDFASKLLHKKTMENILSQARSAGGVVVAEIPLLYEGGYEKLVDFVVYAACGFEKRVGRNAKRSWSAGEIERREAHLLPREEKIARADCLLVNDGSEEEWREKARSLWRKISEGELDKSEASC from the coding sequence ATGCCGATAGTAGGGGTAACGGGAGACGTTGGCGCTGGTAAAAGCGCGCTCTGCGGCGAACTGGCGAAGTGCGGGGCGCACGTGATAGACGCCGACAGCGTCGCGCGCGCGCTGTGGGACGACCCGGAGATCAGGCGCAAAGCCGAAGAGCGCTGGGGGAAAGGCTTTTTCGACGCGCCGCGCAAAGAGATGTACGCGAAGATAGCGGCGAAGATATTCGGCGACGACGCTGAGTACGACTTCGCGTCGAAACTGCTCCACAAGAAAACTATGGAGAATATCCTCTCCCAGGCGAGGAGCGCCGGCGGCGTCGTGGTCGCGGAGATTCCACTGCTCTACGAAGGCGGCTACGAAAAGCTCGTCGATTTCGTCGTTTACGCCGCGTGCGGATTTGAAAAGCGCGTCGGGAGGAACGCGAAGCGCAGCTGGAGCGCGGGCGAGATAGAGCGCCGCGAGGCTCATCTGCTGCCGCGCGAGGAGAAGATCGCGCGCGCCGACTGCCTGCTGGTGAACGACGGGAGCGAAGAGGAGTGGCGCGAGAAGGCGCGCTCTCTTTGGAGGAAAATCTCGGAAGGCGAGCTTGACAAATCGGAAGCGTCCTGTTAA